Proteins found in one Takifugu rubripes chromosome 15, fTakRub1.2, whole genome shotgun sequence genomic segment:
- the vps26bl gene encoding vacuolar protein sorting-associated protein 26B-like isoform X2, with protein sequence MNIFGFGQSAEIDIVLNDAETRKKAEHKSEDGKKDRFFLFYDGETVSGKVSVTLKYPGKRLEHNGIRIEFIGQIELYYDRGNHHEFVSLEKDLARPGELTQSQTFDFEFTHVEKPYESYTGQNVKLRYFLRATIGRRLSDISKELDLVIHTLSTYPELNSSLKMEVGIEDCLHIEFEYNKSKYHLKDVIVGKIYFSLVRVKIRHMEIDIVKRESSGTGPNVFHENDTIAKYEIMDGAPVRGESIPIRLFLAGYEMTPTMKDVNKKFSVRFYLNLVLIDEEERRYFKQQLSSSVLGSAPNW encoded by the exons ATGAACATCTTTGGGTTTGGTCAAAGTGCCGAGATCGATATAGTTCTGAATGACGCCGAAACGAGAAAGAAAGCTGAGCATAAAAGCGAAGATGGGAAAAAGGACAGATTTTTTCTCTTCTATGACGGTGAAACGGTGTCTGGGAAGGTCAGTGTCACGCTCAAATATCCGGGAAAGAGGCTGGAGCACAACGGCATCAGGATCGAGTTCATCGGGCAGATAG AGCTGTACTATGACAGAGGAAACCACCATGAGTTTGTGTCTCTTGAGAAAGACTTGGCACGACCGGGAGAGCTGACGCAGTCACAGACATTTGACTTTGAGTTCACACATGTGGAGAAACCCTATGAGTCTTACACCGGACAAAACGTCAAATTACG ATACTTTCTGAGAGCAACGATTGGCCGGAGACTTAGTGATATCTCCAAAGAGCTGGACCTTGTTATTCACACACTCAGCACCTACCCTGAACTCAACTCCTCCCTCAAGATGGAAGTGGGGATTGAAGATTGCCTGCATATAGAATTTGAGTACAATAAATCCAA GTATCACCTAAAAGATGTAATTGTGGGGAAGATTTACTTCAGTTTGGTGAGGGTTAAGATCCGTCATATGGAGATTGACATTGTCAAGCGAGAGAGCTCTGGCACAGGTCCAAATGTGTTCCACGAGAATGACACCATTGCAAAATATGAAATTATGGATGGAGCTCCGGTTAGAG gagaatcCATCCCCATCAGGCTGTTTCTAGCAGGCTATGAGATGACACCCACCATGAAGGATGTTAACAAGAAGTTCTCAGTGCGATTCTACCTCAACCTGGTCCTCATTGACGAGGAGGAAAGACGCTATTTTAAACAGCAG CTTTCTAGTTCTGTGCTTGGTTCCGCTCCAAACTGGTGA
- the vps26bl gene encoding vacuolar protein sorting-associated protein 26B-like isoform X1, with the protein MNIFGFGQSAEIDIVLNDAETRKKAEHKSEDGKKDRFFLFYDGETVSGKVSVTLKYPGKRLEHNGIRIEFIGQIELYYDRGNHHEFVSLEKDLARPGELTQSQTFDFEFTHVEKPYESYTGQNVKLRYFLRATIGRRLSDISKELDLVIHTLSTYPELNSSLKMEVGIEDCLHIEFEYNKSKYHLKDVIVGKIYFSLVRVKIRHMEIDIVKRESSGTGPNVFHENDTIAKYEIMDGAPVRGESIPIRLFLAGYEMTPTMKDVNKKFSVRFYLNLVLIDEEERRYFKQQEIILWRKGDIIGKSMSHQAAIASQRFSDTCQSGELTEPDKYSEDE; encoded by the exons ATGAACATCTTTGGGTTTGGTCAAAGTGCCGAGATCGATATAGTTCTGAATGACGCCGAAACGAGAAAGAAAGCTGAGCATAAAAGCGAAGATGGGAAAAAGGACAGATTTTTTCTCTTCTATGACGGTGAAACGGTGTCTGGGAAGGTCAGTGTCACGCTCAAATATCCGGGAAAGAGGCTGGAGCACAACGGCATCAGGATCGAGTTCATCGGGCAGATAG AGCTGTACTATGACAGAGGAAACCACCATGAGTTTGTGTCTCTTGAGAAAGACTTGGCACGACCGGGAGAGCTGACGCAGTCACAGACATTTGACTTTGAGTTCACACATGTGGAGAAACCCTATGAGTCTTACACCGGACAAAACGTCAAATTACG ATACTTTCTGAGAGCAACGATTGGCCGGAGACTTAGTGATATCTCCAAAGAGCTGGACCTTGTTATTCACACACTCAGCACCTACCCTGAACTCAACTCCTCCCTCAAGATGGAAGTGGGGATTGAAGATTGCCTGCATATAGAATTTGAGTACAATAAATCCAA GTATCACCTAAAAGATGTAATTGTGGGGAAGATTTACTTCAGTTTGGTGAGGGTTAAGATCCGTCATATGGAGATTGACATTGTCAAGCGAGAGAGCTCTGGCACAGGTCCAAATGTGTTCCACGAGAATGACACCATTGCAAAATATGAAATTATGGATGGAGCTCCGGTTAGAG gagaatcCATCCCCATCAGGCTGTTTCTAGCAGGCTATGAGATGACACCCACCATGAAGGATGTTAACAAGAAGTTCTCAGTGCGATTCTACCTCAACCTGGTCCTCATTGACGAGGAGGAAAGACGCTATTTTAAACAGCAG GAGATCATCCTGTGGAGGAAAGGTGACATCATCGGGAAGAGTATGTCTCACCAAGCAGCCATTGCCTCCCAGCGCTTCAGTGACACCTGTCAGTCAGGAGAGCTCACAGAACCAGACAAATATTCTGaagatgagtga